A genomic window from Triticum urartu cultivar G1812 chromosome 7, Tu2.1, whole genome shotgun sequence includes:
- the LOC125525113 gene encoding pentatricopeptide repeat-containing protein At4g16470, with translation MDSSSLARKLRSLCIAGELSRAVSLLHRSAVFAVSSAYALLLQECVNRRDARLGKRIHARMVSTGFRCSDYMATKLLIFYSKIGELGVARNLFDGMPRRDVVAWNAMISGCTRGREEAQAVDMFGLVRAEGLRPDQFTFASVLCACARMAALDHGRRVHGVMVKSAVAAVNVFANSALVDMYLKCSSAEDARRAFAAAPERNVTMWTALISGHGQHGHVREALALFGEMTRDGFRPNDVTFLAVLSACAHGGLVDEGLMHFSSIPSDYGLTPKGAHYAAVVDMLARVGRLREAYELVKNLPDCQEHSVVWGALLGACRKHGDVGLVELAAQRFFRLQPGNAGKYVVLANTYAACDMWDSVAGMHESMKSLGIRKDPAWSAVEVQGKKHVFLARDTYHDESWEIYEACNALARSINEHSLRV, from the coding sequence ATGGACTCGAGTAGCCTAGCGCGAAAGCTGAGGTCGCTGTGCATCGCGGGGGAGCTCTCTCGTGCCGTGAGCCTCCTCCACCGGAGCGCCGTGTTCGCCGTCTCGAGCGCCTACGCTCTTCTGCTGCAAGAGTGCGTGAACCGGAGGGACGCGAGGCTCGGCAAGAGGATCCACGCGCGCATGGTCTCCACCGGCTTCAGATGCAGCGACTACATGGCCACCAAGCTGCTGATATTTTATTCCAAGATCGGGGAGCTCGGCGTCGCCCGGAACCTGTTCGACGGAATGCCGCGCAGGGACGTCGTGGCGTGGAACGCGATGATATCCGGGTGCACGCGCGGGCGGGAGGAGGCGCAGGCGGTGGACATGTTCGGCCTGGTGCGGGCTGAGGGGCTGAGGCCGGACCAGTTCACGTTCGCGTCGGTGCTCTGCGCGTGCGCCAGGATGGCCGCGCTGGACCACGGCCGGCGCGTGCACGGCGTCATGGTCAAgtccgccgtcgccgccgtcaACGTGTTCGCCAACAGCGCGCTCGTCGACATGTACCTCAAGTGCAGCAGCGCCGAGGACGCGCGCCGGGCGTTCGCGGCCGCGCCGGAGCGGAACGTCACCATGTGGACCGCGCTCATCTCCGGGCACGGCCAGCACGGCCACGTGCGCGAGGCGCTGGCGCTCTTCGGCGAGATGACGCGCGACGGGTTCCGGCCGAACGACGTGACGTTCCTCGCTGTGCTCTCGGCCTGCGCGCACGGCGGGCTCGTCGATGAGGGTCTGATGCACTTCTCGTCCATACCGTCGGACTACGGGCTCACCCCGAAGGGCGCGCACTACGCGGCGGTGGTCGACATGCTCGCTAGGGTCGGCAGGCTCCGCGAAGCCTACGAGCTTGTCAAGAACCTGCCGGACTGCCAGGAGCACTCGGTGGTCTGGGGCGCGCTGCTGGGCGCCTGCAGGAAGCACGGCGACGTGGGGCTGGTCGAGCTTGCCGCGCAGCGCTTCTTTCGGCTGCAGCCGGGGAATGCCGGCAAGTACGTCGTCCTCGCGAACACGTACGCTGCCTGCGACATGTGGGACAGCGTGGCCGGTATGCACGAGTCCATGAAGTCGCTGGGCATTCGGAAGGACCCTGCTTGGAGCGCCGTCGAAGTCCAGGGGAAGAAGCACGTCTTCCTTGCCAGAGACACATACCACGACGAGAGTTGGGAGATATATGAAGCCTGCAATGCCTTGGCCCGCTCGATCAACGAGCACTCCTTGCGAGTGTGA
- the LOC125525114 gene encoding probable glucomannan 4-beta-mannosyltransferase 9 isoform X2, whose amino-acid sequence MEAAEQIAVVWKQVRGPVIAPLLRASVMVCLAMCVILFVEKVYMAVVIVAMRLIGRRPERQWRWEPLRNDDPELGNAAYPMVLVQIPMYNEREVYKKSIGAACGLSWPSDRIVIQVLDDSTDPAIKELVQAECHRWANKGVNIKYEIRDNRRGYKAGALKEGMKHGYVKDCDYVVIFDADFQPEPDYLSRAMPFLVHNPEIALVQARWVFVNANECLMTRMQEMSLDYHFKVEQEVGSSAYAFFGFNGTAGVWRISALNEAGGWKDRTTVEDMDLAVRASLKGWKFVYLGDLRVKSELPSTFKAFRYQQHRWSCGPANLFRKMLMEIVKNQKVTLWKKIYVIYNFFLVRKIIGHILTSVFYCLVIPATVFVPEVEIPRWGYFYIPTVITLLNAVGTPRSFHLVIFWVLFENVMSLHRTKATFSGLLELGRVNEWVVTEKLGDILKMKVQSKVTKKLRMRIRERYIIIIGFLMLQLLELGVAAYIFFCGSYDLLFGKRYYYVFLFMQSIAFFVVGVGFVGTLVPN is encoded by the exons ATGGAGGCGGCGGAGCAGATTGCGGTGGTGTGGAAGCAGGTCCGCGGCCCGGTCATCGCGCCGCTGCTGCGCGCGTCCGTGATGGTCTGCCTCGCCATGTGCGTGATCCTGTTCGTGGAGAAGGTGTACATGGCCGTCGTCATCGTGGCGATGAGGCTGATCGGCCGCCGCCCCGAGCGGCAGTGGCGGTGGGAGCCCCTCCGCAACGACGACCCCGAGCTCGGCAACGCCGCCTATCCCATGGTCCTCGTCCAGATCCCCATGTACAACGAACGCGAG GTTTACAAGAAGTCGATCGGGGCGGCGTGCGGGCTGTCCTGGCCGTCGGATCGGATCGTCATCCAGGTGCTGGACGACTCCACGGACCCCGCCATCAAG GAGCTGGTGCAGGCGGAGTGCCATCGGTGGGCGAACAAGGGTGTAAACATCAAGTACGAGATCCGGGACAACCGGCGCGGGTACAAGGCCGGCGCGCTCAAGGAAGGCATGAAGCACGGCTACGTCAAGGACTGCGACTATGTGGTCATCTTCGACGCCGACTTCCAGCCCGAGCCGGATTACCTGAGCCGCGCCATGCCCTTCCTCGTCCACAACCCCGAGATCGCCCTCGTCCAGGCCCGCTGGGTATTCG TGAATGCAAATGAGTGCTTGATGACAAGGATGCAGGAGATGTCCTTGGACTATCACTTCAAGGTGGAGCAAGAAGTGGGTTCCTCAGCTTATGCCTTCTTTGGCTTCAATG GAACCGCTGGTGTGTGGCGCATATCTGCTCTGAATGAGGCAGGTGGCTGGAAGGACCGAACCACGGTCGAAGACATGGACCTGGCTGTCCGAGCAAGCCTCAAGGGATGGAAGTTTGTGTACCTTGGTGATCTCAGG GTTAAAAGTGAGCTCCCAAGTACGTTCAAGGCATTTCGGTACCAGCAACATAGATGGTCGTGCGGGCCTGCAAATCTGTTCAGGaaaatgttgatggagattgtcAAAAATCAG AAAGTGACGCTTTGGAAGAAAATCTACGTCATCTACAACTTCTTTCTCGTGCGCAAGATAATCGGGCACATTTTGACGTCTGTGTTTTACTGCCTTGTTATCCCAGCCACAGTTTTTGTTCCTGAGGTTGAGATACCAAGGTGGGGTTACTTCTACATTCCAACCGTTATCACCCTTCTCAATGCTGTTGGGACTCCAAG GTCTTTTCACTTGGTTATCTTTTGGGTACTGTTTGAGAATGTCATGTCATTGCATAGAACAAAGGCGACCTTCAGCGGTCTACTGGAGCTAGGGAGGGTGAATGAGTGGGTGGTGACAGAAAAGCTTGGTGATATTCTGAAGATGAAAGTACAAAGCAAAGTTACCAAGAAGCTGCGAATGCGGATAAGAGAAAGGTACATTATCATAATTGGTTTTCTCAT GTTGCAGCTTTTGGAGCTTGGTGTTGCAGCCTATATATTCTTTTGTGGAAGTTATGACCTTTTGTTTGGCAAAAGATATTACTATGTCTTTCTCTTCATGCAATCCATCGCTTTCTTTGTCGTCGGTGTGGGTTTTGTTGGGACACTTGTCCCCAACTGA
- the LOC125525114 gene encoding probable glucomannan 4-beta-mannosyltransferase 9 isoform X1: MEAAEQIAVVWKQVRGPVIAPLLRASVMVCLAMCVILFVEKVYMAVVIVAMRLIGRRPERQWRWEPLRNDDPELGNAAYPMVLVQIPMYNEREVYKKSIGAACGLSWPSDRIVIQVLDDSTDPAIKELVQAECHRWANKGVNIKYEIRDNRRGYKAGALKEGMKHGYVKDCDYVVIFDADFQPEPDYLSRAMPFLVHNPEIALVQARWVFVNANECLMTRMQEMSLDYHFKVEQEVGSSAYAFFGFNGTAGVWRISALNEAGGWKDRTTVEDMDLAVRASLKGWKFVYLGDLRVKSELPSTFKAFRYQQHRWSCGPANLFRKMLMEIVKNQKVTLWKKIYVIYNFFLVRKIIGHILTSVFYCLVIPATVFVPEVEIPRWGYFYIPTVITLLNAVGTPRSFHLVIFWVLFENVMSLHRTKATFSGLLELGRVNEWVVTEKLGDILKMKVQSKVTKKLRMRIRERLQLLELGVAAYIFFCGSYDLLFGKRYYYVFLFMQSIAFFVVGVGFVGTLVPN, encoded by the exons ATGGAGGCGGCGGAGCAGATTGCGGTGGTGTGGAAGCAGGTCCGCGGCCCGGTCATCGCGCCGCTGCTGCGCGCGTCCGTGATGGTCTGCCTCGCCATGTGCGTGATCCTGTTCGTGGAGAAGGTGTACATGGCCGTCGTCATCGTGGCGATGAGGCTGATCGGCCGCCGCCCCGAGCGGCAGTGGCGGTGGGAGCCCCTCCGCAACGACGACCCCGAGCTCGGCAACGCCGCCTATCCCATGGTCCTCGTCCAGATCCCCATGTACAACGAACGCGAG GTTTACAAGAAGTCGATCGGGGCGGCGTGCGGGCTGTCCTGGCCGTCGGATCGGATCGTCATCCAGGTGCTGGACGACTCCACGGACCCCGCCATCAAG GAGCTGGTGCAGGCGGAGTGCCATCGGTGGGCGAACAAGGGTGTAAACATCAAGTACGAGATCCGGGACAACCGGCGCGGGTACAAGGCCGGCGCGCTCAAGGAAGGCATGAAGCACGGCTACGTCAAGGACTGCGACTATGTGGTCATCTTCGACGCCGACTTCCAGCCCGAGCCGGATTACCTGAGCCGCGCCATGCCCTTCCTCGTCCACAACCCCGAGATCGCCCTCGTCCAGGCCCGCTGGGTATTCG TGAATGCAAATGAGTGCTTGATGACAAGGATGCAGGAGATGTCCTTGGACTATCACTTCAAGGTGGAGCAAGAAGTGGGTTCCTCAGCTTATGCCTTCTTTGGCTTCAATG GAACCGCTGGTGTGTGGCGCATATCTGCTCTGAATGAGGCAGGTGGCTGGAAGGACCGAACCACGGTCGAAGACATGGACCTGGCTGTCCGAGCAAGCCTCAAGGGATGGAAGTTTGTGTACCTTGGTGATCTCAGG GTTAAAAGTGAGCTCCCAAGTACGTTCAAGGCATTTCGGTACCAGCAACATAGATGGTCGTGCGGGCCTGCAAATCTGTTCAGGaaaatgttgatggagattgtcAAAAATCAG AAAGTGACGCTTTGGAAGAAAATCTACGTCATCTACAACTTCTTTCTCGTGCGCAAGATAATCGGGCACATTTTGACGTCTGTGTTTTACTGCCTTGTTATCCCAGCCACAGTTTTTGTTCCTGAGGTTGAGATACCAAGGTGGGGTTACTTCTACATTCCAACCGTTATCACCCTTCTCAATGCTGTTGGGACTCCAAG GTCTTTTCACTTGGTTATCTTTTGGGTACTGTTTGAGAATGTCATGTCATTGCATAGAACAAAGGCGACCTTCAGCGGTCTACTGGAGCTAGGGAGGGTGAATGAGTGGGTGGTGACAGAAAAGCTTGGTGATATTCTGAAGATGAAAGTACAAAGCAAAGTTACCAAGAAGCTGCGAATGCGGATAAGAGAAAG GTTGCAGCTTTTGGAGCTTGGTGTTGCAGCCTATATATTCTTTTGTGGAAGTTATGACCTTTTGTTTGGCAAAAGATATTACTATGTCTTTCTCTTCATGCAATCCATCGCTTTCTTTGTCGTCGGTGTGGGTTTTGTTGGGACACTTGTCCCCAACTGA